CCCCATATTGCTTTTGGATGACGTCATGTCGGAGATCGATAAGGCCCACCAGGAGCTCCTCCTGGGTTACGTCAGCCATAATCTACAAGCTTTTCTTACAGCAACGCACCTGGCACAATTAGATATGCGGGGGCTGGATCATAATAAAGCATCAAGGGTAGTATTCACTGTGGAGAATGGGACGTGTAAACCCATGAGTATCGGGGCCTGAGCTAAAACCAACCAGTTTAGGTGTTCGAGCAAATTTCAAATGCGCGGCACCCGGCGCGAACTGGCGCGAGTCCTGGAAGGGCGTAGATTCATCTGCCTAAACCACCTCAATTTTGAAGTGCGGGTGTAAAATATGCTTGTGAAGATCGGCAGCGTCCTGGAGAGGAGCCTCAAGCAGCTCGGGGTATCAAACCGCGTAAAGGAAAAGCAGGCGGTTCAGGTATGGTTTGATGAGGTTGGTCCGGAGATCGCTAGGGCTGCAAGGCCTGTGGATTCTCGAGAGGGGATACTATTTGTGGCGGTGAGGACCTCCGCTTGGGCGCAGCAACTTGCATTCCTGAAGGAAGACCTCCTGGTGAAGCTCAACCGGCGCCTCGGCCGCAGGGTAATTAGGGATATAAAATTCAGGGTCGGCCCGTGGCCTGAATCGCCGTTTGGTGAGGAATATCTAGAAACCTCCTGTGGCCGGACCTGGCCGGGGTGCGCTGGATCCGGAGAGATGCTGCTGCCCGGCACCAGTCTTGCTGGAGGGGTGCGATCCGAGCAGCTACGATCCGAAGAAGCGAGCGAGCTTGTGAAGCGGCTCGGTGAAATGTTTGAGTATATACCCGATGATAAATTAAAGGGGGCCTTCATAAAGGCCGTGGTGGCCTGCAAGATGGCCTGTGAAAGGGGAAAGTAGATATGTTTCTGCATTTGGGCGGCGATGTGTCAGTCTCTACTAAAGAGCTCATAGCGATCCTGGATATGAACCTCGCCACGAAGTCCGGCGCGACAGGAGAATATCTGAGGGCCATAAAGGAAGAGGGATTTGTAAGGGACGTTTCCGGCGGCTCGCCCAAGTCAGTGGTCATAACTGGCGGCCATGTATATTTGTCAGCTATTTCACCCTTAACCCTGAAACGCAGGGCTGAGTATGGTGGCTTGGCCACTGAGGGCGCGCCGGATAATGAGGCTTAGCTTGTTTCAAGGGCGGTGCTACATGCGCGGCAGATCTGCGCGGCTATAGTGGTGGCTAAGGAATGATTAACATCCAAGTTTTTCCAAGAGAGGCGCCCGGTTTAACTTGACTCGCCGCGCCTATTTGGCTACAATAAAAAGGTTGGGCTAAGGTTCTCAGATAGGATAGCCCCGGATGGGGGGTATATTTCGATGAACAAACCAGCTAATTCACTTCCATACAGTGCCGAGCAAATTCAAGTCCTTGAAGGCCTGGAGGCTGTACGCCGGCGGCCCAGCATGTATATAGGCAGCACATGCGCGAGAGGCCTTCATCACCTGGTTTATGAGGTCGTCGATAACAGCATCGATGAGGCTCTGGCTGGATATTGCGATGAAATAGAAGTCACCATCAATAACGACGGTTCTGTAACGGTTGAGGACAATGGCAGGGGCATACCGGTGGATATACACCCCAAGCAGGGGAAGCCGGCTGTCGAAGTGGTCCTCACCACCCTCCACGCAGGCGGGAAATTTGGCGGCGGCGGCTATATGGTCTCCGGCGGTCTTCACGGCGTCGGCCTGTCAGTTGTAAACGCGCTGTCTGACTGGTTAGAGGTTGAGGTCAAGAGGGATGGCAGGGTGTACTTCCAGAGGTATGAGAGGGGCAAGCCGATTACCGGGCTGAAAGTCATAGGGACATCTGACGCTACAGGGACAAGGGTTACCTTTCACCCGGACGGGAAGATATTTGAAACGGTCGATTTCTCGTTTGATACTATAGCGCATAGATTGCGCGAACTCGCCTTCTTGAGCAGGGAAGTCGGCATCAATCTAAAGGATGAAAGAACCGGAAAGCAGGCGGCTTTCAAATATGAGGGCGGCATAGTATCCTTCGTTGAACACCTGAATAGAAGCAAGGAGCCTGTACACCCGGAGATCATTTACCTTCATGGAACCTCCGATAGCACAAGCGTCGAGGTGGCATTCCAGTATAACGATGGGTATCTGGATACTACCTTTTGCTTTGCGAACTTCATAAACACCGTAGAGGGCGGGACTCACCTCAGCGGTTTCAGGTCGGCGCTGACGCGGACCATGAATGACTACGCCCGCAAGATGGGTCTTCTCAAGGAAAATGAGGAAAACCT
This sequence is a window from Bacillota bacterium. Protein-coding genes within it:
- a CDS encoding DUF370 domain-containing protein, with product MFLHLGGDVSVSTKELIAILDMNLATKSGATGEYLRAIKEEGFVRDVSGGSPKSVVITGGHVYLSAISPLTLKRRAEYGGLATEGAPDNEA
- a CDS encoding DUF721 domain-containing protein, with the protein product MLVKIGSVLERSLKQLGVSNRVKEKQAVQVWFDEVGPEIARAARPVDSREGILFVAVRTSAWAQQLAFLKEDLLVKLNRRLGRRVIRDIKFRVGPWPESPFGEEYLETSCGRTWPGCAGSGEMLLPGTSLAGGVRSEQLRSEEASELVKRLGEMFEYIPDDKLKGAFIKAVVACKMACERGK